In Truepera sp., the sequence TCGTGGGTGAGCACCGTGATGCGCTCGGCCGCGCAGGCGCCAAGCAGCGTTGCGAGGATGATCGACACCGTAGTCTTAACGAGTTTCCGCATGGCGGCACGTCCTTCCATCACCACCGGACGCGCGGCGCGTTTCGCGGCGCAGCGTCACTCTCCCTCCGCCCGCATGACCGGGGTCAGGTTCTAGGGTGTGATCTCAGCCCGGGACGCATGCCCCGGACACCCCTGATGACGCTTCGAAGGTACCGCCGGCCGGTGAGCGCGTCAAGCGGCCAGGAGCGAGTGGCATGGTCCTGTCCTGCCGCGCCTCAGTCGCCCGGCTCCACCGCCCGGCTCGGGAGCCGCCACGCGGCGACCAGGGCCGTCACCAAGAAGAGCGCCGCAGTCACCAAGAAGATGGTCCGGTAGTTGGTGTCGCCGGGCAGGCTCGTAAGGGTGACGATCACACCGGCGACGATGGGCGCCACGGCCCGCGAGGCGGCCGCCACGGAGGTGTCGATGCCGTACACGGAGCCTGCCACCCCCCTCGGGGTGAGGCGGGCGAGCATGGCGCTGATGGAGGGCAGGACGCCGCCGATGGCCAGGCCGATGAGAACGTTGACGGCGATCAGTTGGAAGACGTCGGTGACGTACGCCATGGGCACGTAGAAGACCGCGCACGCGAACGCCGACACCACCAGGATCGGCTTGTAGCCGACCCTATCGGAGAGGCGCCCCAAGACCACGCCGCTCAGCGTGGAAGACAAGGCGGCGAGGCCGATGGCCAGGCCCGTGTACATGCCGGCCAGCTCCTTGTCGACGGTGATCGTGGCTATGAACAGTGGCAGGAAGGGCACCAGCATGGTGCGCCCGAGCCAGGCGCTGAAACGGAGGAAGTAGGCGAGGGGCACGCCCGTCGTCTTGATCACCGCGCGCCACGCGTGGAGCATGCCACTCACGCCGTGTTCGTCGTCCGCGGGCCGCTGGAAGTCCTCCTTCACGCCGAAGAGGACGAGCAGGCCGCCCACGAGGAGCAACCCGGCCGTGACCACGAACGAGAGGCGGTAGCCGAAGAAGTACTCGAGCGCGCCGCCGATCATGGGGCCTATCGACGCCCCGGCCCAGGACGCCGTCTGCATCATCCCCATGGCGTACCCGAGCCGGTTGCGGGGCGCGGCCGCCGCCACCATCGAGTTGCCTGCGCTCGCTACTCCCGTCGTGAGGCCCTGCACGAGCCTGAGGAAGGTCAGTTCCTCCGCGCTGCGTACGAAGGCCATGAGGAAGATGACGACGGCGCCGCCCACCAACGCCCGCTCGACCATGAGCTTGCGCCCATGGCGGTCGGCGATGGCGCCCCAGATGGGCGCAGCGACCATCATCGCTATCGCCTGCACGCTGAAAACGGCCGCGACCCAGAAGATGATCGAGCCCGACCCTTTCACGCCGAGGAACTCGACGTAGCTGGGCAGGAAAGGGAAGATGGTCGAGAAACCGATGGAGGCAAGCAGCTGCGCGAAGAACATGACGAAGAGGATGCGTTGCCAGCTGGTTTTCGGCACCGGTCGCCTCCGTGACGCGCAGCACCGCGAGGGGCCTCCATGACGCTGGACGGACGGCGGTCACGGGTTCCCGCGGGCGCCGGTCATGGTAACCCCGTCACGGAAAGCTCGCGGCCGGGTCCGGCAACGGTTAGCGTAGGCGAATGCCGCTGACCGAAGCCGAGATCCTCGCCCGCTGCCCCCTGTTCGCGGAGCTCGCGGACGAGGACGTGCAGGCGCTCGCACTCGTTGCCAGGCGGCGCAACCTCGAGTCCGGCGAGTCGCTCTTCATGGCCGGGGAGCGGGCCAAGGGGCTGGCGGTCGTGGTGAGCGGCCGCGTGAAGGTCTACGTGATCTCGCCCGCCAGCGGGCGCGAGGTCGTGCTGACCATGGAGCACCCGTTCAACGCGGTGGCCGAGTTGGTGTCCTTGGACGGCGGCCCCTACCCGGCCAGCGCCGAGGCGGCCGAGGCCAGCGAGGTGCTATGGCTCGAGCAGTCGGGTTTCCAGCGTGTGCTCAGGGAGCGGCCTCAGGTGGCGCTTCACCTGATGGGCATGCTCGGCAGGCGCTTGCGGCGGCTGGTGGCGCTCGTGGAACAGATCTCGTTCCAGGAGGTAATCCAACGCTTGGCCCGCTACCTGCTGGAGGTCGCCCAGAGCGGGGTTCCCTTCGTGCTGGACACGAACGGCGTCATTGCCGCGCAGCTGGGGACGGTGCCCGAACTGGTCAGCCGCAACCTCTCGCGGCTTCACGCCGGGGGCATAGTCGAACTGCAGGGACGCAAGGTCACCGGCCTGGACTTCGCCCAGTTGGAGGAGATGGCGCGGTCGGCGGGGCGCTAGGTCCTCAGTAGAAGCCGAGGGAGCGCTTCGCCTGGTCGCTCATGGCGTCTGGCGTCCAGGGCGGGTCCCATACCAGGTCGACGCTGATGTCGCCGACCCCCGGCACCTGACCCAGGCAGTGGCGCACGTCGGCCTCTATGCTCCCGTGCAGCGGACACCCCGGCGTGGTGAGCGTCATCTCGATCGCCACTTGCGAGTCCACCACGGCCACCGTGTACACCATCCCCAAGCTGACGATGTCGAGCCCCAGCTCGGGATCGATCACCGCGTGCAGGGCCTCGAGCACGTTGCGCGCTGGGACGGCCGGGTTGATCTCCGTGAACTCCGTTTCGGTCATGCGTGTGCGTCCTCCACGCCGGCGGCCTTGGCCATCTTGCCGGCGGCTGCGGCTGCCAGGCGCCTCTTGGCACGTACGGTAACGCCGACCACGTGGCCGGCCTGTAGTAGGAGCGCGGCGCCCCCCAGCAGCGTGGCCGCCCCGGATACCGATGCCAGGACGCTAAGGCGCCAGATCGTGGCACCCGCCAGCGCGAGGGCCGCCACCGCCAACCCCCAGGTGATGAGCGGTTCGAGTTCGTTCCTCACCAGGTCGCGTAGCAGCGGCGCGCCACCCGACACGCCGCCCGTGGCTGCCCCGGCGAACTGCCACGTCCAGGTGAGGAACGAGAGGATCTTGACGAGCATGCCACTCACTGCCAGGCCCACGAAACCGACCAGGAAGAGGATGGCGGCGGCGCCTCCTTGGCCGAACAGCAGTGCCAAGCCGGCCAGCGGCAGGAACGCGTGGGCCAGGACGTAACGCTCTATCGGTGCCTCCAGCTTCTTGCGCAGCCTGCGCTTGAGGATGCCGAGCACCTCCCAGGCCTGGAAGAAGCAACCGACGGCCAGGAGGGCCAGGGCGACGCCGGGGTCCCTTAGGCGGGTGAAGGCCGTCAGGGCCTCCAACAGAACGGCGGCCGAGACGGCGTAAGTGGCGCAGCGAACGCGCCACTGCGGCCCACCCTTCGAGAGCGCGAACATGGAAAGCAGCTTCTGTCCCGAACCGACTATGCCCAACAAGAAGGCCCCGAACAGGCCGACCGTCAAGTGTAGCTGCACGGGATAGCCGACCCGTGCGGCCAACGCCGGCGTCGTCCGGGCACTGGCAAGGGTGAACCCCAGCAGCACGGCCAGTGTGAGGAACGCCGCCGAGAGCAGCAGCGCGTGGCTGCCCGGGTCCTTCGGCCACCGTTGCGCCGCCGTCCTGACGAGCTGCACGAGCATGGCCAGCATGGCGAGGCTCACGGCGGCTGCGCCCGGCGCGAGCCAAGCTGGGTCGAACGTGCGGAAGAAGCCGACGACCACGGCCACGCCGCCCGCGAAGAAGAGCGGCAGGGTCGCCCAGCCTAGGCGCGGCCAGGCGAGGCGCGTCACGAACATCACGGCCGGCAGCTGTTGCAGCGTGCCCACGAACACCAGACCCACGAACAGCAGCGTGTAGACGTGGTTGAGCGCCACCACCCGCGGAGTTCCCAGGTAGGCGGTGAAGGCCCCCGGAGCGAGCAGGACGAGGACCCCGGCAAACACCAACGCGGCCGCGCCCACAAGCAAGGAAGCGATGGGGAGGACCGGCGGCGCGCCGTCGGCCCCCAAACGGGGCATCACTTGGGCTCAGGCCCCTTTGGTGATCCGAACCTGCGCGCTGCCGTCGTCCTGTTCCAAGACCTCGTACTCGGCGCCGGCATCGGCGAGTTGCGGCAGGAGATAGACGGGCACGCGGTCGTTGTGGATGGTAAGTACTTCGCCGGGCGCCATCTCGTCCAAGGCCTCGAGGGTCCTGATCATCGGGTTGGGGGGTTCGAGACCCCGGTTGTCGAGGAACTTGTCGGCCATGCTCCTAGCTTCTGCCTCGAAGGCCGTTCCGGCCAATGACCTACGTCATGGTGCCGGCCCGTGCCTCCTTGCGACTCTACGCTCGTGGCGCACGAGGAACGGCAACAAGCGCAAGTGCAACCGGCTAAGGTTTCGGCCGTGGAAGAGCCCGCCTCGCCGGCGGGCGGGGCGTCCCCAGCGGTCCCGGCGGCACGGGGTGCCACCTCCGGGGCCGAGGAGCGCCGTGTGCTACTGGCGGCACGTGTCTCAACCATCATCGATGCCCACGAGGACGCCCTCTCGACCCTGATCGCCGGGGGGTTCACCCTCCTGGCGCAGGCGCCGCTCAGGTGGGCCATGGCGCACACCGTGAACCTCGGCCAGGCGTTTAGGCTCAGGGGCCTGGCCCCGGCGGAGCAGGATCGGTTGCTCGACGCCCTCGCGGCCCTGGGTGTACCCGACCGCCTCGAACGGGGCGTCAGCGGGCTGGGGCCGAACGGAAGCGAGGACTGAGATGCCGCTCTTCAAGACGTCGGAGGTGGCTCGGTTCTCGGAACGCGGCCCGGTGCCCAGGCCGTTGAACGTGGGCGAGCACATGGCCGTCATGCTGCTCTGCCTACAGAAGCACCAGCAGATCGTGGCGCCCGAATCGGACGGGGCCGAGACCATCTTCACCGTCCTGGAAGGCAGCGGCACCATCACAGAGGATGACCGGGTCTACGAGGTGGCCGCGGGTGACATCGTTCACGTGAAGCCGGGCTCGCAGAAGTCGCTCGAGGCGGGAGAGGGGACCTTCACCGTCGTGGGCGTCCGGCAGTTGGGGGGCAAGCATGGCGCTTAGACCGAGCGAGATGTTCGTCGACATGGAAGCCTGCATCGAGTGCGGCATCTGTGAGGAGATAGCGCCGGGCATCCGCGACTGCACCGAGCACGTGCCAGTCACCAGCCTGACCATCGAAGCTATGGCTAACTGCCCCACTGGAGCCATCAAGTGGGCCGAAGGAGGAACCGATGAAGACGATAGACGTGCGCACCATCCCGCCGCGTGAGCGACACCCGCTGCTGTTCCAGGCGTTCGACGACCTGGAAGCGGGTCAGGCGTTCGAACTGATCAACGACCACGACCCCAAGCCGCTCTACTATCAGTTCCAGGTGGAGCGCAGCGGCACGGTCGAGTGGGAATATCTCGAGCAAGGACCCGAAACCTGGCGCATCCGCGTCGGCAAGGTCGACTGACAGAGACCGCCGTGCGTGAGTGGGCCGCCGCGCACCCCAGGTCGCGGCGGCCCTCGCGGTGGTGGATCTCGCAGTGGTGGCCCTAGCCGTGGCGGCAATCGGTTAGTTTGACCCCGTGAGCAAGTGGCAGGTCGCGTTCCTCCGCGCCGCGCTGGGTTGGCTGGTGGCCACGGGCGTCTTGGGCGTGGTGGTGAGCATCTGGCCCGCGCTGGCCGGACCGTTCCGCCCCACCCACGCGCACATGGGCGTGCTCGGCTTCTTCCTCGGCATGGTCATGGGAGTGGCCTTCTGGATGCTCCCGCGCCCTGGCGGCATCAAGCAGACGAGCTGGGAGGCCGCCAGCTTCGTGCTGTTGCAGGCGGGGCTCGTGCTGCGCGTGGTCGTCGAGCCGTGGTGGCGCATGACCGGCGACCGCAACGTTCAGGTGGCGTTCGTCGTCAGCGGCCTGCTGCTGCTTGCCGCCATGGTCGTGTTCCTGCTTGCCATGAGCAAGCGCGTCGTGACGCTGGCGACCATCCGCGAGAAAGGCCTGGGGCGCCGCCGAGCTGCGGCGCCCCAGGAAGGCGAGTCGGGTGAGAAGGACTAGGAGTCGGATTCGATGACGTGCGTGCCCGCGAAGCGGTCGCCGTAGCGGCGCCCGTCCGGAGCGGTGAGGACCAGGTAGATCTCGATGAGACCGACGATCGCGCCGACCAGGGAGAGCAGCAGCGTCAGGGCGATGATGCCGAGGAACGGGGCGTAGACGACCAAGTAGCCGAGCGAGCCCAGCGCGAGCGTCCAGTTGCGCTTGATGGAGGTGGTGAGGTCCATCTTGCCGCCGTCTTCGCGCACCACCCGCAGCTTCATCAGCTTCTTGCCCAGCGAACGCCCGTCCATGAAGTCGAAATCGAAACCGTCACGGGTGAGGATGTACGCGAAGCCGAGCAGGCTGCCGATCACAGGAAGGGCGCTCAGCACCCCGGCGATGACCGCGTCGATGATGTACGCGATGGCGCGCTTGCCCACGTCCGGCTTCGACTGGGCCTCGGGTCCGGCGGGGGCGGCGCCTTCGGGAGGCGCTACGGGCGGCACGGGTGGCACGGGAGGGATGGGTGGAACGGGTGGGGTCTCTTTGTGGTCGTCAGACTCTGGATTGCGGTCTGAAGGCGCTTGGTCCGACATGAACCGCTCCTTCCGGGGCGTCCTGGGGTCGTTGCGTGACGTCCTGTGCGCCAGTGTAGGGCAAGCGGGCCTCGGGTGTTGTGGCACATCGGGCACGTGCCGTCGCTCACAGTCTGCCGGAGGACGTTCTCTGGGAGTGCGTCTCTCCTCGCGCCGGGCGGCCACACTAGTCGTAAGGTAGTCGGGGAGGCGCCCCTCGGCGACCATACATGGCATCTGCGCACGGTTTCTTCGTGGTACCGACCGGCCCTGGAGTGGGCCTCACCTCGGTCTGCCTCGGCCTGGTCCGGGCGCTCGAGCGTGAGGGCCTGCGGGTGGGGTTCATCAAGCCGATCAGGCAACCAGGCGATGACGAGGGCGTGGAGCGCTCCACCGAGTTCGTGCGCCGGAGCACGACGATCGAGCCTGGCGAGCCCATGCGGTACGCCGAGGCCGAGGCGCACCTCGCGGCCGGGCGGCAGTCCGAGCTCTTGCAGGCCCTGGTAGGGCGCTACGAGAAGGCCGCCGCCGGCGCCGACGTGATCATCGTCGAGGGGCTCGCGGCCACGGCCGACCACCCGAACCTGGACGGCTTGAACGCCGCGCTGGCGCGCGCGCTCGACTGCCAGTCCATCTTCGTGGCGACACCCCAGCCGGACCTGAAGGCCCTCGACGATCGCCTGGAGCTGGCCGCCCAGTTGTTCGGGGGCGCCGGTAGCGCCCGCGTCCTCGGCGTCGTCGTCAACCAACTCAACGCCCCGAGCATGGCCGTCGTAGGCGCCACTCGCACGGGCATCCGCCTGCCGGACGTACGGCTGGACGCCGAGGCCCTGAGGACGACGCTCGGAGTCTTCCGCCACGCCGGGTTCTCGCTGTTGGGGGCCATACCGTGGAGCGCAGCCATGGTCTCGCCGCGAACTCTCGACGTGGCCAAGCACTTGGGGGCCGAGTCCATCAGCGCGGGTGAACTGGCGACGCGCCGCGTAGTCGATGTCTCGTTGGTGGCGCGCTCGGTGGCGCACATGACCCACCGCCTCAGGCCGGGCGCCCTCCTCATCACGCCGGCGGACCGTGACGACATCATCCTCGCCGCCTGCATGGCGGCGCTCAACGGCGTGCCCCTGGCCGGCCTCGTGTTGACGGGCGACATCGCCCCCAATCCGAACGTCATGAAGCTGTGTGAGAAGGCCATCGCCACCGGGCTCCCCGTGCTGGCGGTGAAGACCGACTCTTACGTCACGGCGGCCCGCGCCGCCGCCATGAACCTCGAGGTGCCCATCGACGACGTCGAGCGCATGGAGCGCGCCATGAACGAGGTCGCGGAGAACCTCGACATCGGTCCGCTGAAGGCGCGCTTGCGCATCAGCCGCGAGCTGCGCCTCTCGCCACCCGCCTTCTTGTACCGCCTGGTGGAGCTCTCACGCGCGGCCGACAAACGCATCGTGCTTCCAGAGGGCGATGAGCCACGGACAGTGTTGGCGGCCGTCGAGTGCGGCGAGCGTGGCATAGCCACCTGCGTCCTGCTCGGCGATCCGGCCGAGGTCCACCGTGTGGCCGAGGCACAAGGGGTCGCGTTAGGCAAGGGCGTGGAAGTGATAGAACCCACCGACGACCTGCGGGAACGGTACGTGGCGGCCATGGTCGAGCTCCGCAAGCACAAGGGCCTCACCCAAGACGGCGCGCGCAACCAGCTGCGCGACAACGTGGTGCTGGGCACCATGATGCTGGCTCTCGGCGAGGTCGACGGCCTCGTGTCGGGCGCCACGCATACGACGGCGAACACGGTGCGCCCCGCCCTGCAACTGATCAAGACCCACGAAGAAGCCAAGCTCGTCTCGTCGGTCTTCTTCATGTGCCTCCCGGATCAGGTGCTCGTATACGGCGACTGCGCCGTGAACCCCGACCCCGACGCCGAAGAACTGGCCGACATCGCCATCCAGTCGGCCGACTCGGCGGCGGCCTTCGGGATCGAGCCGCGCGTGGCGCTCCTCAGCTACTCGACCGGCACCTCGGGTGAGGGGGCCGACGTCGACAAGGTGCGCGAGGCCACGCGCATCGCCAGGGAGCGCCGCCCCGACCTCGTGCTGGACGGTCCCCTCCAGTACGACGCCGCGACCGTTCCCAGCGTCGCCGTCAGCAAGGCACCGGACAGCCCGGTGGCAGGCAGGGCGACGGTGCTCATCTTCCCGGACCTCAACAGCGGCAACGCCACCTACAAGGCGGTTCAGCGTTCGGCCGGCGTCGTTTCCGTCGGTCCCATGCTGCAGGGGCTGAGACGGCCCGTCAACGACCTGTCGCGCGGGGCCCTAGTGGACGACATCGTCTACACCATCGCGCTAACGGCCATCCAGGCAACGGCCACGCCGGGAAGCAGTGAGCCCGCTGCCTCGCCGAGCGCCTAGCCGACCGGCAGGTCACGCACGCGTGGGTAGGCCTTCAAGTACCTGAGCCATAGCCCCTGGAGCCAGCCGTACCGCTCCGCCAGCTCCCGGGCCGTGCCCTTCGCCGGGGTCAGTCCGCCGGTGTAGACGGCGCCGATGGCGTCGAGGGCACCGGTGTCGCGCCAGGGGACGCGCTCGTAGCGCCCGAGGCCGCGCCACGCCACCTGCTCCGCCGACCAGGGCCCCAAGCCCGGCAGGCCGCTCAGCCACTTGAACAGGTCGTCGTAGGCGGCCGTTCGCAGCCACTGCTCGTCCATCTCCTCGAACGCCTCGGCGAGGCCCCTGAGGCGGTCGACCTTGCGCAGGTTGTTGGTGGCCGCGAGCAGGGCCGGCCGTGAGCCGTCGTCCAGGGCCAGTGGGGTGGGGAACGCGCCAAGCGTGCCGGCCCCGTCGGGCGAGGCAACCTGGGTTCCCAGGTACTCCACCAAGCGCTCCGCGCTGGCCCGCGCGAAGGCCGCCGGCGTGCGCTGCCTGATCACCGTCCAACAGGCCGCCGCGAAGGCCGAGCTGAACAGGGGCGGGTGGAAGCCCGCCAGGCGCTCCACGACCGGCTCGAACGGCGGGTCCGCGGCCGTCAGCAAGGGAGTGGTGTCGAGGTCGAGGGCGAAGCGCCACGACAACTCGCGGGCCGCGTGCAAGGCGTCCGTTCCCGAGAGCGGCTTAGGGGCGTGGACCGTGGCGCTCAGCGTGGCCGGGCCACCGGACGCAGGCCGCACCTCGACGGCTACGGGGCCGGCGGCCGGCAGCTCCAGGGCCAGGAACCAACCAGCACCGTCGCTCGCGGGTCGGCCTGCGTCGCCGGCGCCGGCCCAGCCCCGCAGCGCCAGGAGCGTATGGCGCCAGTTGAAGGGGGGTGTCGCCGTCAGCGTCAGGTGAGAGCTCGAGGCGCCGCTGCTACTTGTGGGCTCGCTGGTTCGCACCCGGGCAGCCTAACCGGGAGCGGCCCGTATACTTGGGCGCCTTGTTGGTCACGAACTCATCCCTCGAGAAACTCTCGTTCGATCGCGTGAGGTCGGCCCTCGCCGAGCGGGCAGGGACCTTCATGGGCGCCGAACTGGCGCGCGCCCTCGCGCCTCACCTCGAGGAGGCGGAGGCGGAGCGCGCCCTGGACCGCGTGGCCGAGGTCGTCGACGGGGGTTACCTGACGCTCGGCGGCATAGAGGACATCCGTGGCGCCTTGCAGCGCGTGCGCGACGGCCAGCTGTTAGACGGCACGGAGATCCTCTCGATCGCTTACAGCATGGACGGGGCGGCCACGTTGCGGCGCGCGATCCTCACCTCCCAGCGTGCGGCCCTGAGCGAGTTGGCCATGGAGATCGGCACGTTCGACGGGGTGCTGCGGCTCGTGCGCGAGCAGCTCGACCCCGACGGCAACGTGCGTGACGATGCCACGCCCAAGCTCCACGACATCCGCAGGCGCCTCAACCCGATCCGGGGCCGCATCCGCGAGCGGCTCACGCGGCTGCTGCAGCAGTACTCCGAGTACGTCCAGGACCCGATCATCACGCTCAGGCGTGACCGCTACGTCATCCCCATCAAGGCCAATCACCAGGCGCGCGTGCCCGGACTGGCCCTCGACCGCTCCGACTCGGGGGCGACCGTTTTCATGGAGCCCGCGGGCGTGGTGGACCTCAACAACGAGCTCGCGATCCTGGAGATGGAGGAGCGCGACGAGGTCCGGCGCATCCTGTTGGCCCTCGGAAGGCGGCTAGCCGACGAGCCCCGCCTCGACGAAAGCATGGACGTGGTGGCCCGCCTCGACCTGGTCAATGCCAGCGCGAGGCTGGCCAACGAGTGGCGGCTCGCGCGGCCCGCCTTCGACCCTGCCGGGCGCGTCAGGCTCATCGG encodes:
- a CDS encoding MFS transporter produces the protein MPKTSWQRILFVMFFAQLLASIGFSTIFPFLPSYVEFLGVKGSGSIIFWVAAVFSVQAIAMMVAAPIWGAIADRHGRKLMVERALVGGAVVIFLMAFVRSAEELTFLRLVQGLTTGVASAGNSMVAAAAPRNRLGYAMGMMQTASWAGASIGPMIGGALEYFFGYRLSFVVTAGLLLVGGLLVLFGVKEDFQRPADDEHGVSGMLHAWRAVIKTTGVPLAYFLRFSAWLGRTMLVPFLPLFIATITVDKELAGMYTGLAIGLAALSSTLSGVVLGRLSDRVGYKPILVVSAFACAVFYVPMAYVTDVFQLIAVNVLIGLAIGGVLPSISAMLARLTPRGVAGSVYGIDTSVAAASRAVAPIVAGVIVTLTSLPGDTNYRTIFLVTAALFLVTALVAAWRLPSRAVEPGD
- a CDS encoding Crp/Fnr family transcriptional regulator, with translation MPLTEAEILARCPLFAELADEDVQALALVARRRNLESGESLFMAGERAKGLAVVVSGRVKVYVISPASGREVVLTMEHPFNAVAELVSLDGGPYPASAEAAEASEVLWLEQSGFQRVLRERPQVALHLMGMLGRRLRRLVALVEQISFQEVIQRLARYLLEVAQSGVPFVLDTNGVIAAQLGTVPELVSRNLSRLHAGGIVELQGRKVTGLDFAQLEEMARSAGR
- a CDS encoding metal-sulfur cluster assembly factor, with protein sequence MTETEFTEINPAVPARNVLEALHAVIDPELGLDIVSLGMVYTVAVVDSQVAIEMTLTTPGCPLHGSIEADVRHCLGQVPGVGDISVDLVWDPPWTPDAMSDQAKRSLGFY
- a CDS encoding DUF2249 domain-containing protein, whose translation is MADKFLDNRGLEPPNPMIRTLEALDEMAPGEVLTIHNDRVPVYLLPQLADAGAEYEVLEQDDGSAQVRITKGA
- a CDS encoding cupin domain-containing protein; its protein translation is MPLFKTSEVARFSERGPVPRPLNVGEHMAVMLLCLQKHQQIVAPESDGAETIFTVLEGSGTITEDDRVYEVAAGDIVHVKPGSQKSLEAGEGTFTVVGVRQLGGKHGA
- a CDS encoding ferredoxin, yielding MFVDMEACIECGICEEIAPGIRDCTEHVPVTSLTIEAMANCPTGAIKWAEGGTDEDDRRAHHPAA
- a CDS encoding DUF2249 domain-containing protein encodes the protein MKTIDVRTIPPRERHPLLFQAFDDLEAGQAFELINDHDPKPLYYQFQVERSGTVEWEYLEQGPETWRIRVGKVD
- a CDS encoding RDD family protein, whose amino-acid sequence is MSDQAPSDRNPESDDHKETPPVPPIPPVPPVPPVAPPEGAAPAGPEAQSKPDVGKRAIAYIIDAVIAGVLSALPVIGSLLGFAYILTRDGFDFDFMDGRSLGKKLMKLRVVREDGGKMDLTTSIKRNWTLALGSLGYLVVYAPFLGIIALTLLLSLVGAIVGLIEIYLVLTAPDGRRYGDRFAGTHVIESDS
- the pta gene encoding phosphate acetyltransferase, producing MASAHGFFVVPTGPGVGLTSVCLGLVRALEREGLRVGFIKPIRQPGDDEGVERSTEFVRRSTTIEPGEPMRYAEAEAHLAAGRQSELLQALVGRYEKAAAGADVIIVEGLAATADHPNLDGLNAALARALDCQSIFVATPQPDLKALDDRLELAAQLFGGAGSARVLGVVVNQLNAPSMAVVGATRTGIRLPDVRLDAEALRTTLGVFRHAGFSLLGAIPWSAAMVSPRTLDVAKHLGAESISAGELATRRVVDVSLVARSVAHMTHRLRPGALLITPADRDDIILAACMAALNGVPLAGLVLTGDIAPNPNVMKLCEKAIATGLPVLAVKTDSYVTAARAAAMNLEVPIDDVERMERAMNEVAENLDIGPLKARLRISRELRLSPPAFLYRLVELSRAADKRIVLPEGDEPRTVLAAVECGERGIATCVLLGDPAEVHRVAEAQGVALGKGVEVIEPTDDLRERYVAAMVELRKHKGLTQDGARNQLRDNVVLGTMMLALGEVDGLVSGATHTTANTVRPALQLIKTHEEAKLVSSVFFMCLPDQVLVYGDCAVNPDPDAEELADIAIQSADSAAAFGIEPRVALLSYSTGTSGEGADVDKVREATRIARERRPDLVLDGPLQYDAATVPSVAVSKAPDSPVAGRATVLIFPDLNSGNATYKAVQRSAGVVSVGPMLQGLRRPVNDLSRGALVDDIVYTIALTAIQATATPGSSEPAASPSA